In uncultured Methanobrevibacter sp., a genomic segment contains:
- a CDS encoding DUF6110 family protein, whose translation MLREDILPFAKEHKHALLFAGGVATALIGMKILKSQTTKDLATKGMASVISAKKDAEETFQDMKETAEDIVYDASEQNQQEIYVEKKE comes from the coding sequence ATGCTACGTGAAGACATTTTACCATTTGCAAAAGAACATAAACATGCTTTACTATTCGCTGGAGGAGTTGCAACAGCACTCATTGGTATGAAAATCTTAAAATCACAGACAACCAAAGATTTGGCAACCAAAGGAATGGCTAGTGTAATATCTGCCAAAAAAGATGCAGAAGAAACCTTCCAGGATATGAAGGAAACTGCTGAAGACATAGTCTATGATGCCAGTGAACAAAATCAGCAGGAAATCTACGTTGAGAAAAAAGAATAG
- a CDS encoding ABC transporter permease, with protein sequence MIQLSPIDPVKAYLGQRIVSQEQLAIVGEYWGTNLSLGERVMGWLTTLASGSMGFSLIFRVPVTEVIVQKFTASLTLMVVSWVISAIVGFGLGVIAGAKEGTWIDKVIKTYCYILQSTPTFWIGLVLLMVFSVYLGWFPIGLSVPIGQLSDTVTFWQWLYRLILPAVTLSIVGIASLTMFTRDKLINVKKSDYFLFAQARGESFWGIIKNHGIRNILLPAITIQFMSFNELFGGTILVEQVFAYPGIGQATVAAGLRSDVPLLLGIVIVSTIFVFVGNLIADMIYKYVDPRLRGEDDE encoded by the coding sequence ATGATCCAATTATCTCCAATTGATCCGGTTAAAGCGTATCTTGGTCAAAGAATCGTTAGCCAGGAACAATTGGCAATTGTTGGAGAATATTGGGGAACAAATCTGTCTTTAGGCGAAAGAGTTATGGGTTGGCTTACAACATTGGCATCTGGAAGCATGGGTTTCTCATTGATTTTCAGAGTTCCTGTTACTGAAGTAATCGTACAGAAATTCACAGCGTCATTGACTCTTATGGTCGTCTCTTGGGTAATATCTGCAATCGTAGGATTTGGGTTAGGAGTTATTGCAGGTGCAAAAGAGGGAACTTGGATAGATAAAGTAATTAAAACTTATTGTTACATTTTACAATCCACACCGACCTTTTGGATAGGATTAGTACTTTTAATGGTTTTTTCAGTATATTTAGGATGGTTCCCAATCGGTCTTTCAGTGCCTATTGGCCAGTTATCCGACACGGTCACTTTCTGGCAGTGGTTGTATAGATTGATACTTCCAGCTGTTACTTTAAGTATTGTTGGAATAGCGTCCCTTACAATGTTTACAAGGGATAAGCTTATCAATGTTAAAAAAAGCGATTATTTCTTGTTTGCACAGGCTAGAGGTGAAAGCTTTTGGGGGATAATAAAAAACCATGGGATAAGAAATATTCTGCTTCCTGCAATAACAATTCAATTCATGTCATTCAATGAGTTATTTGGTGGAACAATTCTTGTTGAACAGGTATTTGCCTATCCGGGTATCGGTCAGGCAACAGTTGCGGCAGGATTAAGGTCAGACGTTCCCTTATTGTTAGGCATTGTTATTGTCAGTACAATTTTTGTATTTGTCGGAAACCTGATTGCAGACATGATTTATAAATATGTTGATCCTAGATTGAGGGGTGAGGATGATGAGTGA
- a CDS encoding cation-translocating P-type ATPase produces MVENRCYDADCADENCRNPEHYNYICFDPECEEIHCTDSNHYNKELLREYQENSDLSVYDHREEIDYDEDVDISICGCPDCADDHDHDHDHDHHHHHHEHEEEDSCSDPDCGCHDHDHEHEDEDSCSDPDCGCHDEHEHHHEHDHEYEDEDSCSDPDCGCHDEHEHHHEHDHEHEDEDSCSDPDCDCHDHEHEEKDTCSDPNCSCHNDDDVDISICGCPDCADDDHDHEHGEEELLAEGKPLIANRPIQIIVASGICFAVGHIMEMLSVNLTVVTLVFMVGALIAGYEIAGLAYKSLVKRHTVGPAMLMCIACVASFIIGHPEEGAAVTFLYYIAEFLEDYAEHRAKRSIKSLVEIAPETARVKVGDSEVERKVDDVNIGEIVIVKPGDKVPLDGAVVSGSSSINQASITGESVPVLKEIGDEVFSGTVNVDGYLEIVVTKKAKDSVISKIVTLVKRSQLNRSETESLVEKVAKYYTPVMMVAAACVAFIPPLLFGQPLVDWVYKALSLLVISCPCAFLISTPVGMVSAITSATKNGVLIKGSTYVEEMRGVKAVIFDKTGTLTEGKLELSEVKVLDEGCTQEDVVRIAASLEHNSSHPIAQAIVNYATMNDIEFEEVDEFKNVPGKGIVANINGNEYYAANESLIEGSNFDISREEINRYSSEGKTIVFVGDASKVLGIITVSDKIRDNAFEVIKDLKGQGVQTVMLTGDNKIAAKSVADEIGIDYVYSNLMPEDKLNILDTIRNKFGDVAMVGDGINDAPALARANIGIAMGAAGSDVAIETADVALMQDDISKLPYLFSLSRKTMGIIKQNITVAIAVKLLCVVLAVLGIITLMMSVGFGDLGLTLLVILNSFRIGMVKDPLF; encoded by the coding sequence ATGGTAGAAAATAGATGTTATGATGCAGATTGTGCAGATGAAAACTGCCGCAATCCAGAACATTACAACTACATCTGTTTTGACCCTGAATGTGAAGAAATTCACTGTACAGATTCTAATCATTATAATAAAGAGTTGTTAAGAGAATATCAAGAAAATTCAGATTTAAGTGTATATGACCACAGAGAAGAAATAGATTATGATGAGGATGTTGACATAAGTATTTGCGGATGTCCTGATTGTGCAGATGACCATGATCACGACCATGACCATGACCACCATCATCACCATCATGAGCATGAGGAAGAAGATTCTTGCTCTGATCCTGACTGTGGCTGTCATGACCACGACCATGAGCATGAAGATGAGGATTCTTGTTCAGACCCTGATTGTGGTTGTCATGATGAGCATGAGCATCATCATGAGCATGACCATGAGTATGAGGATGAGGATTCTTGTTCAGACCCTGATTGTGGTTGTCATGATGAGCATGAGCATCATCATGAGCATGACCATGAGCATGAAGATGAGGATTCTTGTTCTGATCCTGATTGTGATTGTCATGACCATGAGCATGAGGAAAAGGATACCTGTTCAGACCCAAACTGTTCCTGCCATAACGATGATGATGTAGATATCAGCATTTGTGGTTGTCCTGACTGTGCAGATGATGACCATGACCATGAACATGGGGAAGAGGAGCTATTGGCTGAAGGAAAACCTTTGATTGCAAATAGACCTATTCAAATCATCGTTGCAAGCGGAATTTGTTTTGCAGTGGGACATATTATGGAAATGCTGTCAGTCAATCTGACTGTTGTAACATTGGTTTTCATGGTTGGTGCATTGATTGCAGGTTATGAAATAGCAGGTCTTGCATATAAGTCATTGGTTAAAAGACACACTGTAGGTCCTGCAATGTTGATGTGTATTGCTTGTGTTGCTTCATTCATCATTGGCCATCCTGAAGAAGGTGCTGCAGTAACATTCCTTTACTACATTGCTGAGTTTTTAGAGGATTATGCTGAACATCGTGCAAAACGTTCAATCAAATCCTTGGTTGAAATCGCTCCTGAAACCGCAAGGGTTAAAGTGGGAGACTCTGAAGTGGAAAGGAAAGTCGATGACGTAAACATTGGTGAGATCGTTATTGTGAAACCTGGGGACAAGGTTCCTTTGGATGGTGCTGTTGTTTCCGGTTCATCATCAATTAACCAGGCTTCAATCACTGGTGAAAGCGTACCTGTACTTAAGGAAATCGGTGATGAGGTATTTTCAGGAACCGTTAATGTGGATGGATACCTGGAAATTGTTGTAACCAAAAAGGCAAAAGATTCAGTCATCTCTAAAATTGTTACTTTGGTTAAAAGGTCACAACTTAACAGGTCTGAAACTGAATCCCTGGTTGAAAAAGTGGCAAAATACTATACTCCGGTAATGATGGTTGCTGCGGCATGCGTTGCATTCATTCCCCCATTGCTATTTGGCCAGCCTTTGGTTGACTGGGTTTATAAGGCACTTTCACTTCTGGTAATCTCATGTCCTTGTGCGTTTTTAATCTCAACACCGGTAGGTATGGTGTCTGCAATTACATCAGCTACTAAAAATGGTGTTTTGATTAAGGGAAGTACATATGTCGAGGAGATGCGTGGAGTTAAAGCGGTGATCTTTGACAAGACTGGTACATTGACTGAAGGGAAACTTGAATTGAGTGAAGTTAAAGTATTGGATGAGGGTTGTACCCAAGAGGATGTTGTAAGAATTGCGGCTTCACTGGAGCATAACTCATCTCACCCTATCGCTCAGGCTATTGTAAATTATGCAACAATGAACGATATCGAGTTTGAAGAGGTTGATGAGTTTAAAAATGTTCCAGGTAAAGGTATTGTTGCAAATATCAATGGAAATGAATATTATGCGGCAAATGAGTCTTTAATCGAAGGTTCAAACTTTGATATTTCAAGAGAAGAGATTAATAGGTATTCCAGTGAAGGCAAGACCATAGTGTTTGTGGGCGATGCATCAAAAGTGCTGGGTATAATTACCGTTTCAGATAAAATCAGGGACAATGCATTCGAAGTAATCAAAGACCTGAAAGGTCAAGGGGTACAGACTGTAATGCTTACAGGGGACAACAAGATTGCCGCTAAAAGTGTGGCCGATGAAATCGGAATCGACTATGTTTATTCCAACCTGATGCCTGAAGACAAACTGAACATTCTTGACACTATCAGAAACAAATTCGGTGATGTTGCCATGGTCGGAGACGGTATTAACGACGCACCGGCTCTTGCACGTGCAAACATTGGTATTGCAATGGGTGCTGCAGGTTCAGATGTGGCAATCGAGACAGCGGATGTTGCATTGATGCAGGATGATATCTCAAAACTTCCATATTTATTTTCCTTATCACGCAAAACAATGGGAATCATCAAGCAGAACATTACTGTGGCAATTGCAGTTAAATTGTTATGTGTAGTGCTTGCTGTTTTAGGTATTATCACACTGATGATGTCTGTTGGATTTGGAGATTTGGGATTAACACTTCTGGTTATCTTAAACTCATTTAGAATTGGAATGGTGAAAGATCCACTATTCTGA
- a CDS encoding ABC transporter substrate-binding protein, which translates to MDKKYIIGAIVAVIAVVAVAAFALGGGSTEHAANELVTCVAAHGEEPEFGFDPMHGWGYHDSGTEPLIQSTILKRDKDNNFVNDLATDYDISSDFKTYTVTIRDDVNFTDGNKLTAKDVAFSYNKAKELGEGADLSSMNEAKADGNKVVFTLNKSDSTFINKLTDVGIVPEAGYNEDSYGQNPIGSGPYKLAQWDKGQQFILEKNPDYYGKEPYFDKITNLFLDSDAAFAAVKNGDVDIAEVPVAYANETVKGYHMEYFDSIDVRGISLPTQMDEGKLSEDNVTIGNNVTGDPAIREALNIGIDREALLEGALNGFGDVNYNGVADQLAWSFNSTFKDGQVDQAKQVLEQAGWKDTDNDGIVEKDGQKASFSVYYNSQASERQAIAVAVAEQAKQIGIEIEPVGGSWDDIDPNRYSQGVVWGFGSADPMEIQHQYDSRVAAVGYDNPEALNDTAVDSLIDSAMAQETNSSYATWSQAAQQANSNYPFLWVGTMDYTYFVSDDLDISNSTHLIYPHGGDIWGNIYDWKRVNETEA; encoded by the coding sequence ATGGATAAAAAATATATTATTGGAGCAATTGTAGCTGTTATTGCAGTAGTTGCCGTAGCTGCTTTTGCTTTAGGTGGGGGCAGTACTGAACATGCTGCTAATGAATTAGTTACATGTGTGGCTGCTCATGGAGAGGAACCTGAATTCGGTTTTGACCCAATGCATGGTTGGGGATACCATGATTCAGGAACAGAACCTCTCATTCAAAGTACAATTCTTAAAAGAGACAAAGACAATAATTTCGTAAATGACCTAGCAACAGACTATGACATTTCCAGTGACTTTAAAACATACACCGTAACTATCCGTGACGATGTAAATTTCACTGACGGTAATAAATTAACCGCAAAAGATGTTGCATTCTCTTATAATAAAGCTAAAGAGTTAGGTGAAGGTGCAGACTTAAGCTCTATGAATGAAGCTAAAGCTGATGGAAACAAAGTTGTATTCACACTCAATAAATCAGATTCAACATTCATCAACAAATTGACTGATGTAGGAATTGTTCCTGAAGCAGGTTACAATGAAGATTCATATGGTCAAAACCCAATAGGATCAGGACCTTATAAATTGGCTCAATGGGATAAAGGACAACAGTTCATCCTCGAGAAAAACCCTGACTACTATGGAAAAGAACCATACTTCGATAAAATCACCAATCTCTTCCTTGACTCCGATGCGGCATTTGCAGCAGTTAAAAACGGAGATGTGGACATTGCTGAAGTGCCAGTAGCATACGCTAACGAAACCGTAAAAGGATATCATATGGAATACTTCGATTCTATTGATGTACGTGGTATTTCTCTGCCAACTCAAATGGACGAAGGTAAATTAAGTGAAGATAATGTAACCATTGGTAACAATGTAACTGGTGACCCTGCTATTAGGGAAGCATTAAACATTGGTATTGACAGAGAAGCATTATTAGAAGGTGCATTAAACGGTTTCGGTGATGTTAACTATAATGGTGTAGCGGATCAATTAGCATGGTCATTTAATTCCACATTTAAAGACGGTCAAGTTGACCAAGCAAAACAAGTTCTAGAACAAGCAGGTTGGAAAGATACTGACAACGATGGAATTGTAGAAAAAGATGGTCAAAAAGCATCATTCTCAGTTTACTATAATTCTCAAGCATCCGAAAGACAGGCAATTGCTGTAGCTGTTGCAGAACAAGCTAAACAAATAGGTATTGAAATTGAACCTGTTGGCGGAAGCTGGGATGACATTGACCCTAACAGATACAGCCAAGGTGTTGTATGGGGATTCGGTTCAGCTGACCCAATGGAAATCCAACATCAATATGATTCCAGAGTAGCAGCCGTAGGTTACGACAACCCTGAAGCACTCAACGATACTGCAGTTGATTCATTGATTGATTCAGCAATGGCTCAAGAAACTAACTCTTCATATGCTACATGGTCTCAAGCAGCTCAACAAGCTAATTCCAACTACCCATTCCTTTGGGTTGGAACTATGGATTACACTTACTTTGTAAGTGATGACTTAGACATTTCCAACAGTACACACCTGATATATCCTCACGGTGGAGATATCTGGGGTAATATCTACGATTGGAAACGTGTTAATGAAACCGAAGCTTAA
- a CDS encoding helix-turn-helix transcriptional regulator gives MKKDNLEIDDEGVCEVFNSHEDAVERVKGRMPSEEEYAELSEFFKIFGNPTRLKIISLLAVEDLCVCDICEALDLNQTTVSNQLRILRANNLVKYQKEGKMARYSLTDLHIEMIYKVGLEHILE, from the coding sequence ATGAAAAAAGATAATCTTGAAATTGATGACGAAGGCGTATGCGAAGTATTTAACTCTCATGAAGATGCAGTTGAAAGAGTAAAAGGTCGCATGCCCTCAGAAGAAGAGTATGCTGAGCTATCTGAATTCTTCAAAATATTTGGTAACCCAACAAGATTAAAAATTATTTCCCTGCTTGCAGTAGAAGATTTATGTGTATGTGACATTTGTGAAGCTCTGGACTTGAACCAGACAACAGTCTCAAACCAACTTAGGATATTGCGTGCCAATAACTTGGTAAAATATCAAAAAGAAGGTAAAATGGCAAGATATTCACTTACAGACCTGCACATTGAAATGATTTACAAAGTGGGATTAGAACATATATTAGAATAA
- a CDS encoding MATE family efflux transporter produces the protein MLGNDSSNVDIMLGNPKKALLKMSVPLIVSLLISSFYNLIDAAWVSGLGADALAGVGFFTPIFMVLVGFGNGLGAGASFAISKYIGEENKPKADNASIHSILLDIIVSIILTIVLLGFLNPILNVMGAGQTINYATDYGVIILTGSILIILSNALYGIFRGEGDSKRPMYAMIASAILNIILDPIFIYTLDLGVKGAAIATLISAMFVILILIYWFYFKRDTYLKPNLTNFNFKREISNDIVKVGIPASIQLLNNAFFAAVFSMLLVYVGSTDSVAVYSTGWRIVIITTTPLLAIGTALISVIAANFGAKNYKNIQTAHRYAMKVSLVIAIVVMILTNLFASDIASVFTSSGSSARISAELTSFIAWIVIYYPTMAVGVPSTYVFQGIGKGITAMFQTIMRETGFTIFFAVLFAVVLNYGVWGAWMGIVLGEIVSNNLTGIWADWQIRKLMKSYEP, from the coding sequence ATGTTAGGTAATGATTCATCAAATGTTGACATAATGCTTGGAAACCCTAAAAAAGCATTGCTTAAAATGTCAGTGCCTTTGATTGTATCGTTGCTCATTTCCAGTTTTTATAATCTGATTGATGCGGCATGGGTGTCTGGTCTTGGTGCCGATGCTCTTGCAGGTGTTGGGTTTTTCACACCAATATTTATGGTTTTGGTCGGTTTTGGAAACGGTTTGGGTGCGGGGGCATCGTTTGCCATATCAAAATACATTGGTGAGGAAAATAAACCAAAGGCGGATAATGCCTCAATCCATTCAATTTTATTGGATATAATTGTTTCAATAATTTTGACAATTGTTCTGTTGGGGTTCCTAAATCCAATATTGAATGTGATGGGTGCCGGCCAAACTATAAATTATGCCACAGATTATGGGGTAATAATCTTGACAGGTTCAATCCTTATAATTCTTTCAAATGCCTTGTATGGTATTTTCAGAGGTGAAGGTGACAGTAAAAGGCCAATGTATGCCATGATTGCCTCAGCAATTCTTAATATTATCTTGGATCCAATTTTTATCTACACTTTGGATTTGGGAGTTAAAGGAGCAGCCATTGCGACATTGATATCTGCAATGTTTGTAATATTGATTTTGATTTACTGGTTCTATTTTAAAAGGGACACTTACCTAAAGCCTAATTTAACTAATTTCAATTTTAAAAGGGAAATTTCAAATGATATCGTTAAGGTGGGTATTCCCGCAAGCATTCAGCTTTTAAACAATGCATTCTTTGCGGCTGTGTTCTCCATGCTTTTGGTTTATGTTGGATCAACTGATTCTGTGGCGGTATACTCAACTGGTTGGAGGATTGTAATCATAACAACAACTCCTCTCTTGGCTATTGGAACCGCTCTAATCAGTGTCATTGCAGCTAATTTCGGAGCTAAAAATTATAAGAATATCCAAACAGCTCACAGATATGCCATGAAGGTTTCTCTGGTAATAGCAATTGTTGTAATGATTTTAACAAATCTTTTTGCTTCAGATATTGCATCGGTCTTTACATCAAGCGGAAGCAGCGCAAGAATATCTGCCGAGCTTACAAGCTTCATTGCTTGGATAGTAATCTATTATCCGACAATGGCCGTTGGAGTTCCATCCACTTATGTGTTCCAGGGAATTGGTAAGGGAATAACTGCAATGTTTCAAACAATAATGCGTGAAACAGGTTTTACAATATTTTTTGCGGTTTTATTTGCGGTTGTTTTAAATTATGGTGTTTGGGGTGCTTGGATGGGTATCGTATTGGGTGAAATTGTTTCCAATAATCTTACGGGTATCTGGGCGGATTGGCAGATTAGAAAATTAATGAAATCTTATGAACCTTGA